Below is a genomic region from Candidatus Chlorobium masyuteum.
AATGTTCTGCAAAACCTGGTTGAAGGTGTTCAGGAGGTTTCCAACAAGGTCGGTAGCTGTTTTACCAAGAGGCTCGATCAGCTGGGTTGCAGTTTTGATGCCGTTGTTCAGGATTTCAATCTGCTGCTGTCCAAGTTTACCGACGGTATCGAGCAGGTTGCTGATTGCGCCTGATACATCGTTTGATCCGTTTGACATGGCTGTTATTGTTTAGGTTTATTGAAAGAGGTATGGTTTAAAAACTGATTCCGCTATTTACTTACGGATTTTAATCAAGTTAAAACATTTTACTTTGTAGAGCAAATAGAAAAAAGGTCAGAACAGCTTCTTGCCCTTTTCCTGCCGAACATCAACCCTCCGCCTTACGGGTTGTTCGGGGATCCTCTTTTTGCTCTGTCGTCCTTCAATAGTGTTTAACCGTATAAAAAGAATCAATGCTTGAGATGCTTTATTAGTTGCACATTCCGGGTTTGTGCCGGTTTGCTTCGGCTATTTTTGGGTGCTGCACTGCTTGTTGAACTGTTTTATGTGATATATTACCACACCACACAAAAAAACATAAACAGCGTTAAGCGGATGCGGAGTGTTTTCGCTGTTTCATAGAGCAACATTTATCCTTTTTGTTGATGAGAGCTGTTATTTTATATGATAGCAAAACTGCCGGAGGTTCTACAGAGGCAATTATCGACTCAATCGGTCAGCAGCTTGCAGAGTCCGGTGCCTATGTTGAAAAAGCGAAATGCAAGGCGATGGCCGATTACAGTTTCGTCAGGGAGTTTGATATTGTCATACTCGGCGCACCGGTCTACTATTTTCTTGTCTCTTCCCAGCTTCTTGCGGCACTGATACAGGGAAATCTTAAAAAGAATCTGAGGCGAAAAAAAATCGCACTCTTTCTCACCTGCGGCAGCCCTGACACCCTGGCTGCAGTACTCTATTTACCGCAATTGAAAATTCATCTGGTGCGGAACCGGATACTTGCGGAAAAAATCATTCCGCCGGGAGCACTTTCAGAGAGTGAGACTATTGAAGAGTTTGTTGATGACCTTCTTTACGAGTATGAGAAAACGCTGAAAGAGGGGCGCGCATCGCACCCTGTTGAATGGAGTGATGATGCCCTTGGGTTGCTGCACTCCATTCCATCATTCATGCAGGGCAAGATCAAGGCGGTAGCAGAGGAGTATGCAGCGGAGACGGGGTGTCGGGAAATTACTGTTGCCGTCCTGATGGCGGCCAAAGATGAGATGCAGGGATGACGCAACAATTTTCATCCCCTGGAGGCCGGATTATTTTGTTTTTTTATCCGATTGCTGCTTCCCGATAAACTTGTTGAGAAGCATGACAATAAACACACCCGAAACAAAAAAGAGTACCGGTGCATACAGTGTTGTGTACTTGACTGTTTCTTCCATGGTTGTTTGAGCGTTTGTTTATGTCGTAGTGATGTTCTTTTGCTTTTATTGCGTTCGCAGGGAGATTTTTTCGCAGACTCTCTTGTGATACAAACGGCCTGTTTGCAACATTAAGGAATTTATCGGAATTTTCAGTTACGCTCAAGGCGATATTTTTCAGTTCATGATGTTTTCCCGCTCACTGGCGGGCAGCATCAGGTGACGATATCTCCCTTGCCGGTCATGCCCGAAAAAGCGGTTGATTCGTTATCTGATTCTACAGCTGTCAGCTTCTGCGTATTTTTGAGGAGAGAGACTCCTGGCTGAGGTTCGGAGCTCGTATTGATCGATATTGAAGTTATCCGGGTGTATGACGATTATCCGGCCACCTTCATCAAGAACGCTATTCTCAACCCTAAACGGTATTACTCCTATGGCACAAGAAAAAAAAGGCGGATTTTTTTCCTTTTTTAAAAAACGCGCACTCACCCCTGAGCCTGCAGCAGCTCCTGCAGCGGCAGAGGCGCAAACAACCCGGACACAAAGTTCCGTCCCGTCAGTGCGTACGGAACAGCCGAAACCGGCGGTGGTCCCGAAGCCTGCTGCGGCAAATGTGCAATCAGAAGAGGGGGGTGTTGACACCATTGCCTCATTTACACTTCTTTGCCAGGCGCTGGTTGATATCAACCGTTCACAGCTCAAAATGGTTGATCTGGCTCTGACGACACTTGCAGGCTCAATCAACACTATTGCGGATGCGCTGAAGCCTAAATCATGAATTCAGTTTTGGATTGCAGCTCCATAGCGGTCACGGTCAGTGGTCAATGTGACTTCTGTATGGCAGGGAGATGAGCCTTTTCTCTCTTTAAAAATGCGCAATCAATTGAAGAGAACGGATCTGCCTGCAGAGCTGTTTTTTCTGAAATCGCACGCATGCATTCAGGAACTCTCTATGGGGTAAGGGCGTTAAAAAATTCCACAAGTGTTGTCTGATGAGTTTCTCAATTATTTTGGTTTTATCATGGAAGTAGTAGGTAAAAGTACTGTGCATATCGTCCTTGATTCATGCCTGCATGAATCAACCATATATTTTTCGGATCACGAAAAACTGCTCAAGTGTAATCCGTATTGCAGTAATGTGAAATATCACGTTGATCTCGATATTTTTCAGTGGGTTTTTCAGGTTAATGATCCCCGGAACAATCCGATTACAGCGGTCTTTTTTGTCCGTCAGCATGAAGAGAGCATCACGGTTGACGACAGCTATGGGCAGAAATTTGTATCGAGACTGAAACCCGGAATACATCTCGACGGAAAAGGCAAAAGAATCCGCTGGGAGGCGGTTCATGACTATCCCGAATTTGATGCGGTGGGCCCTAATACCTTTATCGGCAAGGCAAGTTCCGAGATTTGTCTGCTGCATCACAAGGATAACCGGACATCAGTTTTTTTTGATACCGATATAGCACTTGATTTTGAGATCTCCTTTCCCTTGAACCTTATGCCGGAAGGAATACTCAAGTTCATGAGTGATGCGATCATGTCACAAATCATGCAGCAGGCGACCGAAAGCATGCTCTGTCAGGTGCAGTCGGATATCTGCTGCACCTCTGCGGAGTCAGTAGTGGCGGGGGCCGGAAAATAACTTCCGGCTTCTCCTCTCTCCTGTGTCGACGTGCGCCTCGTTTTTTCTGACGGGTGACGATCACTCCGGCACTCTCTTCAGACCTGAAAAAGGGTTGCGACCGGCTGAATGGATTGAGAGGGGTGCCGTGAGCCCGAACTGAACCCGGTCGTCGTTACCGGGGATTTTCTTATGCAGAGTGAAAAAATGGTCTGATTGCCAGAGAGCCTATGATTGCAGAACAGTTCCGTACGGGCGGTGACAGGAACTTCGGTTATCTTGTTGCCGATGAAGTTTCGGGTGAAGCGCTGGTGATTGATGCATCATTTGATACCTCCTCGATTGTCCGGTTTGCCGAAGAGCATGGTTTTGTCATCCGGTATGTATTTTCAACCCATGGCCATGACGATCATACCAATGGCAACGGGGCGATCAGGCGCCTTACCGGTATTGTTCCGCTGCTTTACGGCGATACCTGCCCCCGGACAGGAGTCAGGGTTGAGGATGCGGCCTGTTTTTCTCTCGGCACCCTTGAAGCCCGAATTCTTTATACTCCCGGTCATACTCCGGATTCCATCTGCATTCTTGTCGGTGATGCCCTTTTTACCGGTGACACGCTCTTCACCGGAAAGGTCGGAGGCACGGTCACCCGTGCCCAGGCTCTTGAAGAGTACAACTCCCTGCATGAGAAGCTCCTGTGCCTGCCGGATACCACAAAAGTCTGGCCCGGTCACGATTACGGGAACGCACCGCACTCTTCCATCGGCATTGAACGCCGCTCCAATCCCTTTCTTCTTCAGCCCGATTTCAATGCATTTCTTGCCCTGAAACATAACTGGGCGGAGTATAAAAAAATGCACGGTATTGCATAATTCCCTCTTTTGCCCGGGGCTGTTTTTGCAATTGTGTGGATTTTTTTTATAAATTGAAAGTTCTTGCGCCAACCTTACGGGTGATATTGTGGCGTTCCCGCCTTTTTTAGCTTTCGGTCATGAAATTGGTGCCCTGTTATGCTGTCTGATAGATAATAAGAGGGTATTGAGGTGTTTTATTAATCATAAGTAACCTGATAACTATGGATCAGCTTATAACCTTGCGTACGCTGCCGGTATCCGCCCTTATGCAGAAAGAATTTCATAAAATCAAAGGAAGCTGTACGGTTGCCGAGGCGCTTCAGATTATGAAAAAAAGCTCCGAGAGCGGCCTGCTTGTCGAGCCCCGTAACGAAGATGACTGTTATGGTATCGTTACCGAAAAGGATATCCTTGAAAAAGTGATCGATCCGGGTGAAGATGTCCATCGCGACCCCTGGAACACCCCTGTATTTCAGATCATGAGCAAGCCTCTGATCAGTGTTAATCCCGGCCTCAGAATAAAGTATGCCCTCCGTCTGATGAAAAGAACCAATATCAGACGTCTTACCGTCATGGAAGGCAACAAGGTTGTCGGTGTGCTCAATATGGCCGATGTGCTTCACGCAGTTGAGGAACTTCCGGTCCATGACGATCATGTCGCCCTGTAGCAGTCAGGTTCTCTGAAACTGCTTTCTTCGGTTTTACCATAAAGAACATTTCAATGAACGGGCTTTCGGCTGCGGCTGTGCCCGTTCATTTAATCAGTGGGGCTTGCCTGACAGCTTCATAAGGAGATTTGAGCGAATGAAACCATTTGATATCGTTATTGTCGGAGGCGGTGGTGCCGGTCTTTATGCCGCTATGGAGGCAATGAAAACCAATCCCGCACTGAATATCGCCGTGCTTTCCAAGGTCTATCCCAACCGTTCGCATACCTCTGCGGCACAGGGTGGCGCCAATGCGGCTCTTGCCAACAAGGCAAAGGACGATACGGTAGAAATGCATATTTTCGATACCATCAAGGGTAGCGATTATCTTGCTGATCAGGATGCTGTAGAGGTGCTCTGCAGTGAAGCGCCCAAAATTATCCGGGAACTTGAAAATATCGGGACTCCATGGTCAAGGCTCGATGACAATACCATTGCCCAGAGGCCATTCGGTGGTGCCGGGCGTCCGAGATGCTGCTACTGCGCAGACAAGACAGGCCATACCATTCTCCAGACCCTTTACGAACAGTGCCTGAAAAAAGGGGTGATATTTTTCAATGAATATTTTGCTCTCAACCTCTCCGTCAACGGAAGTCGTTCAAAGGGGTTGATCGCTATGAACATGAAGACCGGTGCGGTTGAGGCTTTTCCTGCAAGAACCGTGATTTTTGCAACAGGCGGCTATGCCAAGATGTACTGGAACCGGTCGAGCAATGCTGCTGGTAATACCGGTGACGGCCAGGCTATCGCCTACCGGGCAGGTATTCCGCTGAAAGATATGGAGTTTGTCCAGTTCCATCCCACCGGTCTGAGAAAGAGCGGCCTGCTTGTTACCGAAGGCGCCAGAGGTGAGGGCGGCTATCTGCTCAACAAGGATGGTGAGCGTTTTATGTCACGATATGCACCCGAAAAGATGGAGCTTGGCCCCCGGGACCTTGTATCCCGCTCACTTGAAACGGAAATTCTCCAGGGCAGAGGTTTTGACAGCCCCGCAGGAAAATATATCCATCTCGATCTTACCCATCTCGGTGCTGATCTGATCAAGTCAAGGCTTCCCCAGATACGTGAGATGGCTATGAATTTTGAGGGAGTTGATCCCATTCTGGAGCCGATTCCTGTCCGCCCGACCGCCCACTACTCCATGGGCGGGATTGATACTGATAATTACGGACGCACGGTGATGGAAGGTGTTTACGCCGCCGGTGAGTCAGCCTGTGTTTCAGTTCACGGTGCAAACCGGCTTGGAGGGAACTCACTGCTTGATATCCTTGTCTTCGGCCGTATTGCCGGTCATAGTGCAGCGCTGGAAGCAAGAAAATTCGAGCCGGCAGCGATATCGGAAGATGAGGTCAAGGATCAGCTCGCAGAGCTCCGGAGCAGCATGCAGCCATCCGGTCACTATGAGCGGTATGGCGAACTGCGTGAAGAGCTTGGTCAGACCATGGCGGCCAATGTCGGCATCTACCGTGAATCTTCCCTTTTGAAGAAGGGGATAGCGGAGGTTGCGGAACTGAAAGAGCGGTTCAAAAAAGTGAGGGTTTCTGACAGCAGTGATGTGTTCAATACCAATCTTTTGCAGGTGCTGGAGCTGAAAAATATGCTCGATCTGGCTGAAACCGTTGCTGCCGGTGCCTTTGCCCGCGAAGAGAGTCGGGGTTCACATACCCGGACAGATTTTCCGACGAGGGATGATGAAAAATGGCACAAGCACACCATGGCAACCCTGATAGACGGTCACGTTAAACTCGGTGAAAAACCGGTCACTATGGGTCGCTATGAACTCCAGGAAAGAACCTATTAACTATTTCGCTTATGACGGTGTCTACAGATCAGCATAAAGAGGGAAAAAGAGATGTAACCTTCCGGGTTTTCCGATTTAACCCGCAGGTTGACAGCAAATCCTATTTTGACGATTATACCATTCCTGTCGAAAGAGGTATTACAGTCCTTCGTGCATTGAACTACATCAAGGAGCATGTCGATGCCTCGGTCAGTTTCCGGGCATTCTGTCAGGCAGGTATTTGTGGATCGTGCGGTATGCGCGTGAACGGAATTTCAATGCTGGCCTGCACTACCCAGGTATGGGATATGCTCGCCAAGTCGAAGGAGGAAGGTGTAATAAGGGTTGAACCGTTACGCAACCTGCCCCTCATCAAGGATCTGATTGTCGATATGGATCCTCTTGTCGACAAGATGAAGCACTACTCAAACTGGGTGGACTCCACCATGCCCGAGAGTGAGATGGGTAAAAAGGAGTTTCTTGTTTCCGAAGAGGAGTTTCTGAAATATGACAAGGCAACCGACTGCATTCTCTGTGCATCATGTGTTTCCGAGTGCAGTATCCTTAGGGCCAACAAGGAGTATGTCTCCCCGGCCGTACTGCTGAAATCCTACCGGATGAATGTTGATACCAGGGATTCCATGCATGATCTCCGTCTTGCCGAACTGGTCAAGGATCACGGTGTATGGGACTGTACCCACTGTTACCGCTGTCAGGAGTCCTGTGTGAAAAGCATTCCGATCATGGATGCCATCCACGGCATACGCGAAGATGCGCTTGAGAGCAGGGGTATGAAGGATACCAGCGGAGCCAAGCATGCTGAAGCCTTTATGTCGGATATTGAAAAGAAAGGCAAACTGGTTGAAGCTACCCTGCCGTTCCGGACCAATGGTGTGCTCTGGACGATGCAGAACCTTCTTCCTATGGCTGTTAAAATGATCCTGAAACGGCGTACCCCGCCACCTCCTCCGATGGTCAAACCATCCAAAGGAATAAAGGCTTTCAGGAGCGAGTTCAGAGAGATGAGCGAGCATGTGAAGCAGGATCATAAATCTCATAAAAAATAATCGGGGGAACTTCCGGATGAAGCGATACGCATACTATCTGAGCTGCATCAATGAGTCGATGACGAAAGAGGTTGACCGCTCGATTGATCTCTGGCAGAAGGATCTTGGAATCGAACTGGTTAAACTGCACGAGAGTACCTGTTGCGGCGGGAGCAATCTTGACTATGTCAGTCCGAAACACTTCGCGCTGGTCAATGCCCGCAATATTGCCTATGCCGAAAAAATGGGTCTTGACCTTGTTGTCTCCTGCAATACCTGCCTTATGACGATCCGGACGGCCAAGAAAAAACTGGATGAATCACCGGAGCTGAAGCAGGAGGTCAATGAGCTGCTGAAAAAAGAGGGGCTTGAATATCGTGGCACTGCCGAGGTCCGTCATCTTCTCTGGGTTCTCATTGACGATGTCGGCCTGGAGACCATCCGCCAGAAAGTGAAGGTTCCTCTCAAGGATTACCGGATTGCACCGTTTTACGGCTGCCACATTCTCCGGCCCTCTTCGGTGCTCGGCAAGGACAATCCTCTTGATCCGAGCTCTCTTGACCAGTTGATTGAGGCTCTTGGCGGAGAGACCATTCCCTATGAGCATAAAAACCGCTGCTGCGGATTTCATACCCTGCTGGTTGCCGAACAGGAGTCACTCAATGTTGCCGGAGAGGCGCTTGAAGAGGCATTGGAGTTGAAAGCCGATTTTATTGTAACCCCGTGCCCGCTTTGCCATACAGTTCTTGACGGCTATCAGGCAAAAGCGCTCAAGCAGGCTGGCATCAAGAGCTCTATTCCCGTATTCCATCTCTCTGAAATGGTCGGTCTTGCTCTCGGTTACAACGCAAAACAGCTGGGCATCAAACGACACATTGTAAGCTGATTGAGACTCTTTTCTCTTCGGGGATCGTGCCGGTGGAGTCACGATCTGTCGGAAAGTTTTAATAAAAGGGTAAAAAAACGTACCTTTGCACTTTTACATTGCTCTCAGCCGGGGGTGTCGACTACCGGATTCTCTGACGGGCAGCTTGTTTTGTTAACCCATCAAATTATTGCATTGCATGCTCAAAAATGATCTTTTTCTTCGGGCATTAAAGCGTCAGCCATGTTCCAGGACGCCAATCTGGGTAATGCGTCAGGCCGGTCGTTATTTACCGGAATACCGTGCAGTCAGAGAGAAAACCGATTTTTTAACCCTTTGTAAGACCCCGGAACTTGCTACCGAGGTGACCATTCAGCCTGTTGAGTTGATGGGTGTTGATGCTGCGATTATTTTCTCTGATATTCTTGTCATCAATGAAGCGATGGGCATGAATGTCGAGATTATCGAATCCAAAGGGATCAAGCTTAATCCTATTCGCTCCCAGGCCGATATCGACAAGTTGATTGTTCCTGATATCGATGAAAAGCTTGGCTATGTGATGGATGCGCTCAGAATGACCAAAAGAGAGCTCGACAACCGTGTTCCCCTCATCGGCTTTACCGGTGCGGCATGGACCCTCTTTACCTATGCAGTAGAAGGCGGCGGATCCAAGAATTACGCCTATGCCAAAAAGATGATGTACCGTGAACCGGCAATGGCTCATGCGCTTCTTCGCAAGATTTCGAGTGTTATCACCGCTTATGTTCTCAAGCAGATCGAGGCCGGAGCCGATGCTATCCAGATCTTTGACTCATGGGCAAGCGCACTTTCCGAGGATGACTACCGTGTATACGCCCTTCCTTACATCAAGGAGACCGTGCAGGCGATCAAGGCCAAACATCCTGATACTCCGGTTATTGTCTTCTCAAAGGATTGCAA
It encodes:
- a CDS encoding flavodoxin domain-containing protein produces the protein MRAVILYDSKTAGGSTEAIIDSIGQQLAESGAYVEKAKCKAMADYSFVREFDIVILGAPVYYFLVSSQLLAALIQGNLKKNLRRKKIALFLTCGSPDTLAAVLYLPQLKIHLVRNRILAEKIIPPGALSESETIEEFVDDLLYEYEKTLKEGRASHPVEWSDDALGLLHSIPSFMQGKIKAVAEEYAAETGCREITVAVLMAAKDEMQG
- a CDS encoding DUF1997 domain-containing protein: MEVVGKSTVHIVLDSCLHESTIYFSDHEKLLKCNPYCSNVKYHVDLDIFQWVFQVNDPRNNPITAVFFVRQHEESITVDDSYGQKFVSRLKPGIHLDGKGKRIRWEAVHDYPEFDAVGPNTFIGKASSEICLLHHKDNRTSVFFDTDIALDFEISFPLNLMPEGILKFMSDAIMSQIMQQATESMLCQVQSDICCTSAESVVAGAGK
- a CDS encoding hydroxyacylglutathione hydrolase family protein: MIAEQFRTGGDRNFGYLVADEVSGEALVIDASFDTSSIVRFAEEHGFVIRYVFSTHGHDDHTNGNGAIRRLTGIVPLLYGDTCPRTGVRVEDAACFSLGTLEARILYTPGHTPDSICILVGDALFTGDTLFTGKVGGTVTRAQALEEYNSLHEKLLCLPDTTKVWPGHDYGNAPHSSIGIERRSNPFLLQPDFNAFLALKHNWAEYKKMHGIA
- a CDS encoding CBS domain-containing protein, giving the protein MDQLITLRTLPVSALMQKEFHKIKGSCTVAEALQIMKKSSESGLLVEPRNEDDCYGIVTEKDILEKVIDPGEDVHRDPWNTPVFQIMSKPLISVNPGLRIKYALRLMKRTNIRRLTVMEGNKVVGVLNMADVLHAVEELPVHDDHVAL
- a CDS encoding FAD-dependent oxidoreductase; the protein is MKPFDIVIVGGGGAGLYAAMEAMKTNPALNIAVLSKVYPNRSHTSAAQGGANAALANKAKDDTVEMHIFDTIKGSDYLADQDAVEVLCSEAPKIIRELENIGTPWSRLDDNTIAQRPFGGAGRPRCCYCADKTGHTILQTLYEQCLKKGVIFFNEYFALNLSVNGSRSKGLIAMNMKTGAVEAFPARTVIFATGGYAKMYWNRSSNAAGNTGDGQAIAYRAGIPLKDMEFVQFHPTGLRKSGLLVTEGARGEGGYLLNKDGERFMSRYAPEKMELGPRDLVSRSLETEILQGRGFDSPAGKYIHLDLTHLGADLIKSRLPQIREMAMNFEGVDPILEPIPVRPTAHYSMGGIDTDNYGRTVMEGVYAAGESACVSVHGANRLGGNSLLDILVFGRIAGHSAALEARKFEPAAISEDEVKDQLAELRSSMQPSGHYERYGELREELGQTMAANVGIYRESSLLKKGIAEVAELKERFKKVRVSDSSDVFNTNLLQVLELKNMLDLAETVAAGAFAREESRGSHTRTDFPTRDDEKWHKHTMATLIDGHVKLGEKPVTMGRYELQERTY
- a CDS encoding succinate dehydrogenase/fumarate reductase iron-sulfur subunit: MTVSTDQHKEGKRDVTFRVFRFNPQVDSKSYFDDYTIPVERGITVLRALNYIKEHVDASVSFRAFCQAGICGSCGMRVNGISMLACTTQVWDMLAKSKEEGVIRVEPLRNLPLIKDLIVDMDPLVDKMKHYSNWVDSTMPESEMGKKEFLVSEEEFLKYDKATDCILCASCVSECSILRANKEYVSPAVLLKSYRMNVDTRDSMHDLRLAELVKDHGVWDCTHCYRCQESCVKSIPIMDAIHGIREDALESRGMKDTSGAKHAEAFMSDIEKKGKLVEATLPFRTNGVLWTMQNLLPMAVKMILKRRTPPPPPMVKPSKGIKAFRSEFREMSEHVKQDHKSHKK
- a CDS encoding CoB--CoM heterodisulfide reductase iron-sulfur subunit B family protein, giving the protein MKRYAYYLSCINESMTKEVDRSIDLWQKDLGIELVKLHESTCCGGSNLDYVSPKHFALVNARNIAYAEKMGLDLVVSCNTCLMTIRTAKKKLDESPELKQEVNELLKKEGLEYRGTAEVRHLLWVLIDDVGLETIRQKVKVPLKDYRIAPFYGCHILRPSSVLGKDNPLDPSSLDQLIEALGGETIPYEHKNRCCGFHTLLVAEQESLNVAGEALEEALELKADFIVTPCPLCHTVLDGYQAKALKQAGIKSSIPVFHLSEMVGLALGYNAKQLGIKRHIVS
- the hemE gene encoding uroporphyrinogen decarboxylase, with amino-acid sequence MLKNDLFLRALKRQPCSRTPIWVMRQAGRYLPEYRAVREKTDFLTLCKTPELATEVTIQPVELMGVDAAIIFSDILVINEAMGMNVEIIESKGIKLNPIRSQADIDKLIVPDIDEKLGYVMDALRMTKRELDNRVPLIGFTGAAWTLFTYAVEGGGSKNYAYAKKMMYREPAMAHALLRKISSVITAYVLKQIEAGADAIQIFDSWASALSEDDYRVYALPYIKETVQAIKAKHPDTPVIVFSKDCNTILSEIADTGCDAMGLGWGMDIGKARAELNDRVALQGNLDPTVLYGTQALIKAEASKILKSFGQHTEHSGHVFNLGHGILPDMDPENLKLLVEFVKEESAQYH